A part of Myxococcales bacterium genomic DNA contains:
- a CDS encoding transporter substrate-binding domain-containing protein — MTSHRMHAEELLPEKNKYIAGWYQLDPYQYVKNEENQRPTLTGLDVELVREIFKILNKEVVYNEVSWRQHQLDLKSGKRDLAAGATFTQERSEYVYFSKPYRFEENSLFVRRGEEGVLQFEGVSELLRDIKLKSFRLGVVDGFIYADPRINEWVSDPDNQALINPSADDYGSLKKLLNGEIDGFLADRLVGATAIWRQGLGKQVNEVVLGLKTPIHLMFSKKTVSPAMVEKFNQAIDMLHESKAYNKIVSWYLHPILLLQTVDALWFRIVEFIGTIAFAISGLVIAYRDRATLFGTFVLALLPSMGGGIVRDVIFDRFPIGAIEYPSYLYAVMLTVLIGFFVIRVSERYGVKPQFLEYHRNWQSLLLGISDTLGLSAFTVSGIVVSVMVRVEPLWLWGPVFALVTGVGGGILRDLLSKQREIMSLKGILMPEIVVVWGFFLSLFLIYQSQNVETRLIKWAVIITVAGVFLTRVVVQIFKVPNLYFRKPAD; from the coding sequence TGGTATCAGTTGGATCCTTATCAATATGTAAAAAATGAAGAAAATCAAAGGCCTACTCTGACAGGTTTGGATGTTGAGCTGGTAAGAGAAATATTCAAAATTTTGAATAAAGAAGTCGTGTACAATGAAGTCTCGTGGAGACAACATCAGTTGGATCTCAAATCAGGGAAACGCGATCTTGCTGCGGGTGCAACGTTCACGCAAGAGCGTAGTGAATACGTTTATTTTTCTAAACCCTATCGTTTTGAAGAAAACTCATTGTTTGTAAGAAGAGGTGAAGAAGGCGTATTACAATTTGAAGGGGTGAGCGAATTATTACGAGACATCAAACTAAAATCATTTCGTCTTGGTGTTGTAGATGGTTTTATTTATGCTGATCCAAGAATCAATGAGTGGGTGAGCGATCCAGATAATCAAGCTTTGATTAATCCATCAGCAGATGATTACGGCAGTCTAAAAAAGCTTCTGAATGGAGAAATAGATGGATTTTTAGCTGACAGGCTAGTGGGAGCTACCGCAATTTGGCGTCAAGGTCTTGGTAAACAAGTCAACGAAGTGGTGTTAGGTCTAAAAACTCCAATTCATCTTATGTTTAGTAAAAAAACAGTATCTCCAGCCATGGTGGAAAAATTTAACCAGGCTATCGATATGCTTCATGAAAGCAAAGCATACAACAAAATTGTTTCGTGGTATCTTCACCCCATTTTGCTTTTACAAACGGTTGATGCGCTGTGGTTTCGCATTGTTGAATTTATAGGAACAATAGCTTTTGCCATTTCAGGTTTGGTCATTGCTTATAGAGATAGAGCCACGCTGTTTGGAACATTTGTTTTGGCGTTGCTTCCATCGATGGGTGGTGGGATTGTGCGAGATGTCATATTTGATCGTTTTCCTATCGGCGCTATTGAATATCCCAGCTATCTTTATGCTGTTATGCTAACGGTCCTTATTGGTTTTTTTGTTATTAGGGTAAGTGAGCGTTATGGTGTGAAACCTCAATTTCTTGAATATCATCGAAATTGGCAATCTTTATTGTTGGGAATTTCAGATACCTTAGGTCTTTCGGCGTTTACTGTTTCTGGAATCGTTGTCTCAGTGATGGTGAGAGTTGAGCCTTTGTGGTTATGGGGACCAGTTTTTGCTTTGGTAACAGGGGTTGGGGGAGGAATCTTGCGCGATCTTCTCAGTAAGCAAAGAGAAATCATGAGTCTTAAAGGGATATTGATGCCCGAGATAGTAGTTGTCTGGGGATTCTTTTTGTCGCTTTTTCTTATTTATCAGTCACAAAATGTTGAAACCCGTCTCATTAAATGGGCGGTTATAATTACCGTCGCTGGAGTCTTTTTAACAAGGGTAGTTGTGCAGATTTTTAAAGTTCCAAATTTATATTTTAGAAAACCTGCAGATTGA
- a CDS encoding transporter substrate-binding domain-containing protein: MRVLKYLFLLLCCGSVAHGELLDHGKVKLSGGWYWWDPYQYLAKPKDESSLVGLDIQITKKVFEEADMQPELKPIPWHDHIERIKNGEVDYAAGATYTEERAEFAYYSIPYRYEENSLFVRRSDQDKFDFSDVNELIKYIEKNSVKIGVVRGFVYGNKIINEWIKRNVETGLVIFSTNDNENVEKLNQKKIDGFFADRISGSTAIWRMSLGSKFTEIELGIKTPVYFIFSKKVVNIDIVNSVNIAINKLVSSGEMAKIVEFYFYPVVLLQTVDTIWFRLFEFIGALGMAVSGLVIAYRDRATIFGTAMLAVLPSLGGSVVRDLVFDRFPVRAMANPSNFIMVLCVIVIAFFFVRIMERLQWPVFSHLGRQNWLVHVLAFSEALGLAAFTISGIVVSVVAKVNPLWLWGPFFALVTGTGGGILRDIIGKNREIMALRGGILPEIAIFWGLLLSLFLINQSHAAQTRFIKYALVITAIGIFATRSVIYFFKIPNIYLRKDKSAEAEVS, encoded by the coding sequence ATGAGAGTATTAAAATATCTGTTTTTATTGTTATGTTGTGGATCGGTTGCTCATGGCGAGCTGCTTGATCACGGCAAAGTAAAGCTTAGCGGAGGCTGGTATTGGTGGGACCCTTACCAGTATTTAGCCAAGCCAAAAGATGAAAGCAGTCTTGTCGGTTTAGATATTCAGATAACAAAAAAAGTATTTGAAGAAGCTGATATGCAGCCTGAGTTGAAGCCAATTCCATGGCATGATCATATTGAAAGAATTAAAAATGGCGAAGTAGATTATGCTGCGGGTGCAACTTATACAGAGGAGAGGGCCGAGTTCGCCTACTATTCCATCCCATATAGGTATGAAGAAAATTCTTTATTTGTGCGACGCAGCGACCAGGATAAATTTGATTTTTCAGATGTAAATGAACTTATAAAATATATAGAAAAAAACAGTGTTAAAATTGGAGTCGTGCGTGGTTTTGTATATGGAAATAAAATTATTAACGAGTGGATTAAAAGAAATGTAGAAACTGGCCTCGTTATATTTTCAACAAACGATAATGAGAATGTAGAGAAGCTTAACCAGAAAAAAATTGATGGTTTTTTTGCCGATAGAATTTCTGGGTCGACGGCTATCTGGCGTATGTCGCTTGGTTCAAAATTTACTGAAATAGAGCTTGGTATAAAAACTCCAGTATATTTTATTTTTAGTAAAAAAGTGGTGAATATTGATATTGTAAATTCTGTAAATATTGCGATCAATAAATTAGTGAGCAGTGGCGAAATGGCCAAGATTGTAGAGTTTTATTTTTATCCAGTGGTGCTTTTGCAGACAGTTGATACCATATGGTTTCGTCTGTTCGAATTTATTGGTGCTTTGGGAATGGCTGTATCAGGGCTCGTTATTGCCTATAGGGATAGAGCAACGATTTTTGGAACAGCAATGCTTGCGGTGTTGCCTTCCTTAGGCGGAAGCGTAGTGCGCGATTTGGTTTTTGATCGTTTTCCTGTGAGAGCTATGGCCAATCCAAGCAACTTTATCATGGTGCTTTGTGTCATAGTAATAGCATTCTTTTTTGTGAGAATTATGGAGCGGCTACAGTGGCCGGTTTTTTCGCATCTGGGTAGACAAAATTGGCTTGTGCACGTTTTGGCATTTTCCGAAGCCCTAGGTTTAGCTGCATTTACTATTTCTGGTATCGTTGTTTCAGTGGTGGCTAAAGTGAATCCACTATGGCTGTGGGGACCCTTCTTTGCTCTAGTGACTGGCACGGGTGGCGGAATTCTGCGTGATATCATTGGGAAAAATAGAGAAATCATGGCGTTGAGAGGTGGCATCTTACCTGAAATAGCCATATTCTGGGGGCTGCTCTTATCTTTATTTTTGATCAACCAATCTCATGCTGCCCAAACTCGTTTTATTAAGTATGCGCTAGTGATTACGGCGATAGGAATTTTTGCAACTCGAAGCGTGATCTATTTCTTTAAAATTCCAAACATATATTTGAGAAAAGATAAGTCAGCAGAGGCAGAGGTTTCATAA
- the dapF gene encoding diaminopimelate epimerase has protein sequence MHEKPLYNYESINENSGLSFTKYNANGNDFIIIEGEKISSSLRQQIDWLVKRASFLCDRHRGIGADGILLVDAAGDTNPKENQKTKQNLMMHVINADGSIAQNCGNGLRCAAQWGFKRQEIVGNILDIELGQRTYTCTKKAHYVSVDMGECLIDHIENTNFLGQATEVYKASLGNDHLVFVFEKEYEAEAMLAVIKQNYYDWENFNLGFVSRGTRRSMVHERGVGFTKSCGSGAIAAAMALAMHDDISSTTIHQLGGDIFLKLDPLVCSRSSARFRITQSGAAVEVFCGHIEV, from the coding sequence ATGCATGAAAAACCTCTTTATAATTATGAATCTATAAATGAGAACAGCGGTCTTAGTTTTACTAAATATAATGCCAATGGTAACGATTTTATTATTATCGAGGGAGAAAAAATATCATCAAGCCTTAGACAGCAAATTGATTGGTTGGTAAAGCGGGCTTCATTTTTGTGTGATCGTCACCGTGGTATTGGGGCAGATGGAATTTTATTGGTGGACGCGGCAGGTGATACAAACCCTAAAGAAAATCAAAAGACAAAGCAAAATTTGATGATGCACGTTATTAATGCTGATGGAAGCATTGCTCAAAATTGCGGCAATGGTTTGCGTTGTGCGGCTCAGTGGGGATTTAAGAGACAAGAAATAGTGGGCAATATATTGGATATAGAGCTTGGGCAACGAACGTACACATGTACTAAAAAGGCTCACTATGTATCTGTCGACATGGGTGAGTGTTTGATTGATCACATTGAAAATACTAATTTTTTAGGGCAAGCTACAGAGGTCTACAAAGCAAGTTTGGGAAATGATCACCTCGTTTTTGTTTTTGAAAAGGAATACGAAGCAGAGGCGATGCTCGCTGTGATTAAACAAAACTATTATGACTGGGAAAATTTTAATCTTGGGTTTGTGTCGCGAGGAACGCGACGGTCGATGGTGCATGAAAGAGGAGTGGGCTTTACGAAAAGTTGTGGTAGTGGAGCTATCGCTGCAGCCATGGCTTTAGCTATGCATGATGATATTTCATCGACAACTATTCACCAGCTAGGAGGAGATATTTTCTTAAAGCTTGACCCTCTAGTATGTTCTCGATCGAGTGCTAGGTTTAGAATTACCCAATCAGGCGCTGCCGTGGAAGTGTTTTGCGGCCACATTGAAGTGTAA
- a CDS encoding Glu/Leu/Phe/Val dehydrogenase gives MSIFEKMKSKEHEQVVYCFDKRSGLKAIIAIHNTVLGPALGGCRMWNYQTEEDALDDVLRLSRGMTYKAAAAGLNLGGGKAVIIGESKSMKSESIFRAFGRFIDSLAGRYITAEDVGTTVKDMEWIRMETEHVTGITRALGGSGDPSPVTALGVYHGMRAALKKDYGSDSLKGRTVVLQGVGQVGFHLIAHLLSEQAHVVVSDIDEERIKRVKSEYESVDFVSVNEIYDFPCDIFAPCALGGTLNGDTIPRLQCKIVAGSANNVLAQEDSDCVRLQDRGITYVPDFVVSAGGLINVSNELAGYNRKHALAQAATIYDIVEQVLMIAENEKISTLNAAKTMAERRIESIANLKRMSVGMSLRKRTRRTKER, from the coding sequence ATGAGCATTTTTGAAAAAATGAAATCCAAAGAACATGAACAAGTTGTTTATTGTTTTGATAAACGATCGGGTTTAAAAGCGATAATCGCGATTCATAATACCGTCTTAGGCCCAGCTCTGGGCGGTTGCCGAATGTGGAATTATCAAACCGAAGAAGATGCACTTGATGATGTTTTACGTCTTTCTAGAGGAATGACGTACAAGGCTGCAGCGGCCGGTCTTAATCTTGGTGGTGGTAAAGCAGTAATTATTGGTGAGTCTAAAAGCATGAAATCCGAGTCAATATTTCGCGCTTTTGGTCGTTTTATTGACAGTTTGGCTGGACGCTACATTACTGCTGAAGACGTAGGCACGACCGTAAAAGATATGGAGTGGATCCGTATGGAGACCGAGCACGTAACAGGGATTACACGTGCCTTAGGAGGCTCGGGCGATCCAAGTCCGGTGACAGCATTAGGGGTCTATCACGGTATGCGAGCTGCTCTGAAAAAAGATTATGGCAGTGATAGCTTAAAAGGACGGACCGTGGTGTTACAGGGTGTAGGCCAGGTAGGTTTTCACCTGATAGCTCACCTGCTTAGTGAGCAAGCGCATGTTGTAGTTTCAGATATTGATGAAGAGCGTATTAAACGAGTAAAAAGCGAATACGAGTCAGTAGATTTTGTGTCGGTGAATGAAATTTATGACTTCCCCTGCGATATCTTTGCACCATGCGCCTTAGGGGGAACGCTTAACGGGGATACCATTCCGCGTCTGCAGTGTAAAATCGTTGCGGGATCAGCAAATAATGTTTTGGCCCAGGAAGACAGTGATTGTGTGCGATTGCAAGATAGAGGAATTACCTATGTGCCGGATTTTGTCGTAAGTGCCGGTGGTTTGATCAATGTCTCGAATGAGTTGGCCGGTTATAATCGTAAGCACGCCTTGGCTCAGGCTGCTACCATCTACGATATAGTAGAGCAGGTGCTGATGATTGCAGAAAACGAAAAAATATCGACACTTAATGCCGCAAAAACAATGGCAGAGCGACGGATTGAGTCAATTGCCAATCTTAAGCGCATGAGTGTGGGAATGTCTTTGAGAAAAAGAACACGGCGAACTAAAGAGCGCTAA
- a CDS encoding Rne/Rng family ribonuclease encodes MSDQLIVNEASFETRIALLEGGVVTELMVERHADRGLVGNIYLGKVQRVLPGMQAAFVELGIGKAAFLYVGDVVRSQPSLDPNDALEEHARSNFDEAQEHEEEKVQEISFKHKKTAKERHKIEELLRPGQEILVQVTKDPIGTKGPRISCNISIPGRHVVFMPNYDHIGISRKIIEDEERERLKSLLLQKKPSESGFVSRTVSQGVADEKILADCDYLVSLWSEVQSRLKTLKAPALVQPELDILLKCARDMPHDSLSRIVVDSQEAYERAKKFFEIFYPPMAEKLELYDRNEPIFESFGVESEIARAMSRKVWLRSGGYLIIDQAEALTVIDINTGRFVGKRNLEDTILRTNLEAVREVAYQLRLRNIGGMVIVDFIDMETQSDRDKVLNALIEALKKDRARCKVDKISELGLVEMTRQRTRESLERRMCEQCFYCDGKGTLKSKQTIVYEIFRQLLTRGKNLFEPCIIVHAHPEVVDLVYGEEHDNLEKIEESIGKQIVVRPRGSFHQEQFDIFGASHLGE; translated from the coding sequence GTGAGTGACCAGCTGATCGTAAATGAGGCCTCGTTTGAGACCAGAATCGCTTTACTTGAAGGCGGTGTCGTAACAGAGCTAATGGTTGAACGTCATGCCGATCGTGGCTTAGTTGGCAATATTTATCTTGGTAAAGTTCAAAGAGTTTTGCCAGGAATGCAGGCCGCTTTCGTAGAGTTGGGTATTGGTAAAGCTGCTTTCTTGTATGTTGGAGATGTCGTTAGATCTCAGCCTAGTCTTGATCCAAATGATGCATTAGAAGAACATGCGCGGTCAAATTTTGATGAAGCGCAGGAGCATGAAGAGGAAAAGGTTCAAGAAATATCTTTCAAACACAAGAAAACAGCAAAAGAACGTCATAAAATCGAAGAATTGCTGAGGCCAGGGCAAGAAATTTTAGTACAAGTAACCAAGGATCCCATAGGAACTAAGGGGCCGCGGATCAGCTGTAATATTTCTATTCCTGGTAGGCATGTTGTCTTTATGCCGAACTATGATCACATCGGCATTAGCCGAAAAATTATAGAAGATGAAGAGAGAGAGCGCTTGAAATCTCTTCTTCTTCAAAAAAAACCTTCTGAAAGCGGTTTTGTGTCGCGCACTGTTTCCCAGGGTGTGGCTGACGAGAAAATATTAGCTGATTGCGATTATCTCGTTTCACTGTGGTCAGAAGTGCAAAGTCGTCTTAAAACTTTGAAAGCACCTGCATTGGTGCAGCCAGAGCTTGATATTTTATTAAAATGTGCTCGAGATATGCCTCATGATTCGCTAAGTCGCATTGTTGTCGATAGTCAAGAAGCTTACGAACGAGCAAAAAAGTTTTTTGAAATTTTTTACCCACCGATGGCTGAAAAGCTTGAACTATACGACAGAAACGAGCCAATATTTGAATCATTCGGGGTTGAGTCGGAAATCGCTCGCGCCATGAGTCGAAAAGTTTGGCTTCGTTCAGGCGGGTATCTTATTATTGATCAAGCTGAAGCACTGACCGTTATCGATATTAATACCGGACGCTTCGTAGGAAAGAGAAATCTTGAAGACACCATTCTTAGGACCAATCTCGAAGCAGTAAGAGAGGTAGCCTACCAATTGCGCTTGCGAAATATTGGTGGAATGGTGATTGTCGATTTTATTGACATGGAAACACAAAGCGATCGAGATAAAGTTTTGAACGCTTTGATAGAGGCGCTTAAAAAAGATAGAGCTCGTTGTAAGGTGGATAAAATTAGTGAGCTTGGATTAGTGGAGATGACGCGTCAGCGCACGAGAGAGAGTCTAGAAAGAAGAATGTGTGAGCAGTGTTTTTACTGTGATGGGAAGGGCACCCTTAAATCAAAACAAACTATCGTTTATGAAATTTTTCGTCAGCTTCTTACCAGGGGAAAGAATTTATTTGAGCCGTGTATAATCGTGCATGCTCATCCTGAAGTGGTGGATTTGGTTTATGGTGAAGAGCACGATAATTTGGAAAAAATAGAAGAAAGCATTGGTAAGCAGATAGTTGTACGTCCTAGAGGATCGTTTCACCAAGAGCAATTTGATATTTTTGGAGCGAGTCATCTTGGAGAATAA
- a CDS encoding M20/M25/M40 family metallo-hydrolase: protein MENNLEESLSHLAFSLCDIPSLTFDEGAVLDFIVQWSRKHNFHCEKISLDTKRFNLLIAVKKRPLYRTLLCTHVDTVPPFIAPSIEDGLLKGRGACDAKGIAACMLLVLKKMQNEGVDDVAVLLTVGEEEASDGAKKCNALLKGRARTVIVGEPTSLKAARAQKGSLVFDIVVQGKEAHSSLPAHGFSASHDMIHVLESMLKERWPKNDRFGETLLNIGMLKAGRARNTFAAEARAQCIMRLSESAEQILISLQSHLNSNTRLEIFSRSDPFDYKIPDGVPTFIAGFGSDAPYLRDVGSEIMLIGPGSLEVAHQENEFMLINDIVSAYFMYLKMIRLEL, encoded by the coding sequence TTGGAGAATAATTTAGAAGAATCTCTTTCTCATTTGGCTTTTTCTTTATGTGATATTCCTTCGCTTACTTTTGACGAAGGGGCAGTGTTAGATTTTATAGTGCAATGGTCACGCAAACATAATTTCCACTGTGAAAAAATTTCGCTTGATACAAAAAGATTCAATCTCTTGATTGCTGTCAAAAAGCGTCCGCTGTACCGAACTCTGTTGTGTACTCATGTGGATACGGTTCCTCCTTTCATTGCTCCATCGATCGAGGATGGCTTATTGAAAGGTCGTGGGGCGTGTGATGCTAAAGGTATTGCCGCATGCATGCTGCTTGTTTTAAAAAAAATGCAAAACGAAGGTGTAGATGATGTTGCAGTGTTGCTCACCGTTGGAGAAGAAGAGGCGAGCGACGGAGCAAAGAAATGCAATGCCTTATTAAAAGGACGCGCTCGCACTGTTATTGTTGGTGAGCCGACATCCCTGAAAGCTGCACGTGCTCAAAAGGGAAGTTTGGTTTTTGATATTGTTGTACAGGGAAAAGAAGCGCATAGCTCCTTGCCTGCTCATGGTTTTTCGGCAAGCCATGATATGATTCACGTGCTTGAATCGATGCTCAAAGAAAGATGGCCTAAAAACGATCGTTTTGGTGAAACCCTGCTTAATATTGGTATGCTTAAAGCTGGAAGGGCTCGCAACACCTTTGCTGCCGAAGCTCGAGCGCAGTGTATCATGAGACTTAGTGAATCGGCGGAGCAAATTCTGATTAGTTTGCAGTCTCATTTAAATTCTAATACTCGCTTAGAAATTTTTTCTAGGAGTGATCCTTTTGATTATAAAATACCCGATGGAGTTCCCACCTTTATTGCAGGCTTTGGCTCAGATGCTCCTTATCTGCGCGATGTGGGATCGGAGATTATGTTGATTGGCCCGGGATCGTTAGAAGTTGCCCATCAGGAAAATGAATTTATGTTAATAAACGATATAGTTAGTGCGTATTTTATGTATTTAAAAATGATTAGGTTGGAATTGTAA
- a CDS encoding PAS domain-containing sensor histidine kinase, with translation MKNIRRLTTREEIESACNLLYHVYIERMAWKFLPDNPSHLRIEERNGKKLLLDRFVDISTWFGVFENSQIVSCIRIQGVDSDNKLELEGYEDSKVLHAFLPQNKDKCYELTKFAILPQYITPGIIKNLFLEVFRYCYEKGFSLSCCTHNNFLKKFYQRIGYPLTMEHAFKYEPDDPLAVNHYYADFEKGEVKHCYEQLRTNTRPLSFKQSKIFRALEVAAPALPVPVYWHDRNGVVLGINEHCLKAIGTSRAIVGKTPYEFYSTDIAEHILNHHNLVMDTGNVLAQEEKINDITTGQVKYFSSIKAPLYNDDGAVIGIVGTSIDTTAEKEAERLRNENERLEIENSYQNKLIKEQKIFKEIIDQAVHDIRSPLASLLILSSYTKNIPEEIRDVINGASKRINDIANNLLEKYWPERNKKNEEQNKFEKNNFQISLALQEIISEKKYEFFNLDVEFRISINPAGYLAFLFASEAAFKRMISNLINNAVEACEKRHGIITVCLNVSGTSIDIVVEDNGKGMSQHVVEKIMNDISVTEGKAEGHGIGYAQVRDTLQRNGGSLAIDSSQNVGTKIKLSFNKKEQPHWVAEVLDIFDKGMIVILDDDPSIHKAWELRLRDKFQDATLKYFEQGKEALSYIHQLKDEQKNKTILLADYELLHQELDGLDVISQAAVENAILVTSRFSNRDLQNELNELNVKMLPKLYISEVPINVVS, from the coding sequence ATGAAAAATATTCGTAGACTAACGACACGAGAAGAAATTGAAAGTGCGTGCAACCTTTTGTACCACGTTTATATTGAAAGGATGGCTTGGAAATTCTTGCCTGATAATCCCTCGCATTTAAGAATTGAAGAACGCAACGGCAAAAAACTTTTGCTCGATAGATTTGTTGATATTTCAACTTGGTTTGGTGTTTTTGAAAATTCTCAAATCGTTTCGTGTATCCGTATTCAAGGGGTTGATAGCGATAATAAATTGGAGCTTGAAGGTTATGAGGATAGCAAAGTTCTCCATGCTTTTTTGCCTCAGAATAAGGACAAGTGTTATGAGCTGACCAAGTTTGCTATTTTGCCTCAGTACATTACGCCAGGAATCATTAAGAATTTGTTTTTGGAAGTTTTTCGCTATTGCTACGAAAAAGGTTTTTCTCTGAGCTGCTGCACTCATAATAATTTTCTGAAAAAATTCTACCAGAGAATTGGATATCCATTGACCATGGAGCATGCATTTAAGTATGAACCAGATGACCCTCTTGCTGTTAATCATTATTATGCTGATTTTGAGAAAGGGGAAGTTAAACACTGTTATGAACAATTAAGAACTAATACCCGTCCACTTTCTTTTAAGCAAAGTAAAATTTTTAGAGCTTTGGAAGTAGCAGCTCCGGCGCTGCCAGTGCCTGTCTATTGGCATGATAGAAATGGAGTAGTTTTAGGAATTAATGAGCACTGTCTTAAGGCGATTGGTACCTCAAGAGCTATAGTGGGTAAAACTCCATATGAATTTTATTCAACTGACATAGCCGAACATATTTTGAATCATCATAACCTTGTTATGGATACGGGTAATGTGTTGGCGCAAGAAGAGAAAATTAATGATATTACAACCGGCCAAGTCAAATATTTTTCATCCATAAAAGCGCCGCTTTATAATGATGACGGAGCGGTCATTGGTATTGTTGGCACTTCAATTGACACTACGGCAGAAAAAGAAGCAGAGCGTCTGCGCAACGAAAACGAACGCTTAGAGATTGAAAATAGCTATCAGAATAAATTGATCAAAGAGCAGAAGATATTTAAAGAGATCATAGATCAGGCAGTACACGATATACGATCGCCTCTTGCAAGTTTATTGATTTTATCTTCTTACACAAAAAATATTCCCGAAGAGATTCGTGATGTTATCAATGGTGCATCAAAACGAATTAATGATATTGCCAATAATTTGTTGGAAAAATATTGGCCAGAGAGAAATAAAAAAAATGAAGAGCAAAATAAATTTGAAAAAAATAATTTTCAAATATCCCTAGCGCTTCAGGAAATTATTTCTGAGAAGAAATATGAATTTTTTAATCTTGATGTTGAGTTTAGAATATCGATCAATCCAGCAGGCTACCTAGCGTTCTTATTTGCCAGCGAGGCTGCTTTTAAGCGCATGATTTCAAATTTAATAAATAATGCTGTAGAGGCCTGTGAGAAGAGGCACGGTATTATTACTGTTTGCCTCAATGTCAGTGGAACTTCCATCGATATTGTTGTCGAGGACAATGGAAAGGGAATGTCGCAACATGTGGTCGAGAAGATCATGAATGATATTTCTGTTACTGAAGGAAAAGCTGAAGGGCATGGCATTGGTTATGCTCAGGTGCGCGATACATTGCAGCGCAATGGCGGAAGTTTGGCTATTGATTCCTCTCAAAATGTCGGCACAAAAATTAAACTGAGCTTCAATAAAAAAGAACAACCACATTGGGTCGCTGAAGTATTAGACATATTTGACAAGGGCATGATTGTAATTTTGGATGACGATCCCTCCATCCATAAGGCCTGGGAGTTGCGCTTGAGAGATAAATTTCAGGATGCGACCTTGAAATATTTTGAACAAGGAAAAGAAGCGTTGAGCTACATACATCAACTAAAGGACGAACAAAAAAATAAAACTATTTTGCTTGCTGATTATGAACTTCTGCATCAAGAGCTCGATGGGCTGGATGTCATTAGTCAGGCGGCAGTTGAAAATGCTATTTTAGTGACTTCAAGATTTTCCAATCGCGATTTGCAGAATGAACTGAATGAGCTCAATGTAAAAATGCTGCCCAAGCTCTATATCTCAGAAGTTCCGATCAATGTCGTTAGTTAA
- a CDS encoding methylated-DNA--[protein]-cysteine S-methyltransferase, which yields MTLKEGSNSIIESIKKELKNYFAGNLKNFTTPIQFDGTTFQRCVWQALLEIPFGEVRNYSEQAHRIKKPQAFRAVANANGKNFLSIIVPCHRVINKNGNLGGYGGGIERKAWLLNHEKNY from the coding sequence ATTACCTTAAAAGAAGGCAGCAACAGCATCATAGAAAGCATTAAAAAAGAACTTAAAAATTATTTTGCAGGCAATCTCAAAAACTTCACCACTCCCATTCAATTTGACGGAACAACATTTCAAAGGTGCGTGTGGCAGGCTCTTTTAGAAATTCCTTTTGGTGAAGTACGTAATTACAGCGAACAAGCTCATCGCATCAAAAAACCTCAAGCCTTTCGAGCCGTTGCCAATGCGAATGGCAAAAATTTTCTAAGTATTATTGTTCCCTGCCATCGAGTCATTAATAAAAACGGAAACTTAGGCGGCTATGGTGGTGGAATCGAAAGAAAAGCTTGGCTACTTAATCATGAGAAAAATTATTAA